A window of Cytobacillus sp. FSL H8-0458 genomic DNA:
CTGCTTCATGATTTTCCATGCAGCCCAATGCGATGGAAAAGCGTTCAACCTGGCCATTATTTTTTATGAATATGCCTGCACCGCTGGGACCCGGGTTTCCCGCACTTGCTCCATCGATATATACTTCAATCAATTGAATTGCCTCCTGATTTTAACACTATAATAGGGTAAACTAAATGTAGTTTATCACAAAAAGAGTTGATACTGCAGAAAAAGGATACCTAAACGGCATCCTAATCTTTTACTGGGAAACGTTTAGCAATATAGCCAAACGGGGTATCAAGTACAGCTACTATAAATTTCAGCAAGTAAGTTGTGATGAAAATTTGAATCCATTCTTCCAGGGGAAATACACCGAGGAAGGCAATGCTTGTAAATACAAGGGTATCCAATAGCTGGCTGATCATGGTGCTGCCATTATTCCTGATCCAAAACTGGCCGTCTTTTGGAAATTTCTTTTTTAAATAGGTAAAGATATAAACATCTGTAAATTGGCTGACTAAATAGGCAGCGAGGCTTCCGGCAGCAATTCGCGGCAGAACCGAGAAAAGAGTGCTGAGAGATTCCTGTGCAAAATCCGTTTCATGCGGTTTGAACAATAATACCATCTGCATGATTAGAGTCATGGACAGAAGAGTAAAGAAACCGAGCCATACAGCTTTTTTTGCTTCTTCTTTTCCGTACTTCTCATTTAAGATATCTGTAACAAGAAAAGCTGTACCATACATAGCGTTGCCTAAAGTGGCAGTCAGGCCGAACATTTCAATTGTTTTTACGACTTGAAGATTGGCCATGACAGTGGAGAAGCCGATCCACACGAAAAGACCAGTCTTTCCAAACAGGCGGTACATCGCCAATACTAAAATGAAATTAATTATTGCAAAAAGCAATCCAAACCATTCATTAAACATCAAATTCCTCCTAGTTTTGTTAATGCGGGAGTTTTCGAACCGCAGAATATAAAAATGTCATTGACCATTATACCTTGAAATATACTCATTTAGTAATAAACAAAGGAAAGTATAATAAGTTCAACTATTGCAAACAGTTCTAATAATGATAACCAGCTAATAAAGTACAGAAAGGCTGACCTCAATGAAATATAAATTAGAATGGAAATATAAACTTAAAGGAACTGAGGATATTTTATTTACTTCTGACCTGATCGATGGTGAAACGGCTTTGCAGGCCGGTGAAGATATTGAAAAGTCGGGCAAGGGCAAAGAGGTAATTTATTATGATGAAGCCGGCACTTCCTGGAGCACAAAGGAAATGAAAAAGCTTCTTATGGAAGTGGAAGAGGACCCTCATGATATTACCGTATTTTTTGATGGGGGCTTTAATAAAGATACCGGCCAGGCCGGACTCGGTGCGGTCATTTATTTTAAACAGGGCAAAAAAAAGTACCGTGTGCGGGCAAATGAGCTTTTTGATGAGATGGATAATAATAATGAGGCAGAATATGCAGCAATTTATTACACCCTGAATCTGCTTGAAGAAATGGGTGCTCATCATATGACATGTGAATTTAAAGGCGATTCCCAGGTGGTATTAAAACAGCTTGAAGGTGAATGGCCTTGTTATGAAGAAAATCTAAATCGCTGGCTTGACCGGATAGAAGAAAAGATTAAAAAGCTGGGCATACTGCCAAGATATAAATCCATTCCGCGCAATGAAAATAAAGAAGCGGATAAGCTGGCAAGCCAGGCACTGCAAGGGAAATTTATTAACAGCAAAATGCAGATCATATAATCGCAAATAAGGAAGGCGTGAACCGTTTTGAGCAGAAAGCAAATTATCAATGAAGTGGAGGAGCTGATGACCAGTTACTGCAAAGACTGCTTCCTTCATAAACATCATAAAGATGAAAAAGGGCGCAGATATGCCCATCGATTTTGCATTACAGAGTGCACTGTAGGTGAGAAAATAAAATCGATAGGAAGCAAGCTTTCATAAAGTGAAACTTCAATCAGTGGGGAGTGCTTTTCTCCCTGCTGATTGTTAGTTGAACCAATCGGGCCTTTACGGGCAGTTTGACCCCCGCTTATCTTCCATTGATTCATCTGAGTCTTGATGTGGGACTCTTACTGCCCGTTAGACTGCGATAAA
This region includes:
- a CDS encoding zinc-finger domain-containing protein, giving the protein MSRKQIINEVEELMTSYCKDCFLHKHHKDEKGRRYAHRFCITECTVGEKIKSIGSKLS
- a CDS encoding queuosine precursor transporter, with protein sequence MFNEWFGLLFAIINFILVLAMYRLFGKTGLFVWIGFSTVMANLQVVKTIEMFGLTATLGNAMYGTAFLVTDILNEKYGKEEAKKAVWLGFFTLLSMTLIMQMVLLFKPHETDFAQESLSTLFSVLPRIAAGSLAAYLVSQFTDVYIFTYLKKKFPKDGQFWIRNNGSTMISQLLDTLVFTSIAFLGVFPLEEWIQIFITTYLLKFIVAVLDTPFGYIAKRFPVKD
- a CDS encoding reverse transcriptase-like protein, encoding MKYKLEWKYKLKGTEDILFTSDLIDGETALQAGEDIEKSGKGKEVIYYDEAGTSWSTKEMKKLLMEVEEDPHDITVFFDGGFNKDTGQAGLGAVIYFKQGKKKYRVRANELFDEMDNNNEAEYAAIYYTLNLLEEMGAHHMTCEFKGDSQVVLKQLEGEWPCYEENLNRWLDRIEEKIKKLGILPRYKSIPRNENKEADKLASQALQGKFINSKMQII